The following proteins come from a genomic window of Lolium rigidum isolate FL_2022 chromosome 5, APGP_CSIRO_Lrig_0.1, whole genome shotgun sequence:
- the LOC124653547 gene encoding fasciclin-like arabinogalactan protein 7, with amino-acid sequence MMVFKAAILTTAVLAVLLCSPALAQKSPSVSLPPSTSPAPAPAPHYVDLAALLKVAGPFHTFLSYLQKTNVIETFQSQANNTDEGITIFVPKDSAFSALKKSTFSNLTGDQLKQLLLYHAFPYYYPLSTFRNLSALNPVNTFAGSPYTLNLTDDMGSISVQSMWSKPKISSSVYATEPVALYSIDKVLLPMQLFSKDPPLAPAPAPAPQSGASDLAPSPGGGKAGGNAKADSTSEAYRVGVSGLLATVAGCLMLMW; translated from the coding sequence ATGATGGTGTTCAAAGCAGCCATTCTTAccaccgccgtgctggccgtcctCCTTTGCTCCCCGGCATTGGCTCAGAAGAGCCCATCCGTGTCGCTTCCCCCCAgcacctcgccggcgccggcgccagcgccacACTACGTGGACCTGGCGGCGCTCCTAAAGGTGGCCGGCCCGTTCCACACCTTCCTCAGCTACCTGCAGAAGACGAACGTGATCGAGACCTTCCAGAGCCAAGCCAATAACACCGACGAGGGCATCACCATCTTCGTCCCCAAGGACTCTGCGTTCTCTGCGCTCAAGAAGTCCACCTTCTCCAACCTCACCGGCGATCAGCTCAAGCAGCTGCTCCTCTACCACGCCTTCCCATACTACTACCCGCTGTCCACGTTCAGGAACCTCAGCGCGCTCAACCCGGTGAACACGTTCGCCGGATCGCCCTACACGCTCAACCTCACTGATGACATGGGCAGCATCTCCGTCCAGTCCATGTGGTCCAAGCCCAAGATCTCCAGCAGCGTCTACGCTACCGAACCCGTCGCCCTCTACTCCATCGACAAGGTTCTCCTGCCCATGCAGCTCTTCAGCAAGGACCCGCCGCTGGCGCCGGCACCGGCGCCCGCACCACAGTCCGGGGCGTCCGATCTGGCACCCAGCCCCGGCGGTGGTAAAGCGGGAGGAAACGCCAAGGCCGACTCGACGAGCGAAGCGTACCGCGTCGGTGTCAGTGGGCTGCTTGCTACCGTGGCAGGTTGCTTGATGCTCATGTGGTGA